One Bombina bombina isolate aBomBom1 chromosome 5, aBomBom1.pri, whole genome shotgun sequence DNA segment encodes these proteins:
- the LOC128661519 gene encoding E3 ubiquitin/ISG15 ligase TRIM25-like codes for MATAELRYALMCGMCYSIYTNPVTLACGHNFCMDCLKRMWYYRDRGIYYCPECRCRFAKRPKLKINEELSNIVDLIFPTMSKYSSVIPCTYCVYNRVPATKSCLLCEASLCDVHLKAHSKSEEHLLTEPTNSWGSRKCSIHKELLKYFCAEDVSCICESCLDESHKEHQVEPLPDAFKKKKLRHVIEKLKTKKEETVEIILSLQEHERGVQEKSDDLTVRVSGMFVDLREHLEVLEKQVLSDITQKEKQIVGHISDLIQKLENDEEELSERISHLEEVGNLSDLLSIQEQQSPNSDPCDAEREVKEENLVTDDKKIQKRKHNVVPDQEDLDEFLISLVLDKGLFNILTDVKTKRGLCMQKASDILLDVNTAGNSVKLSEDLRTAFYCFLADRPKTPERFDRNQVLSIRNFSSGQHYWEVEICKSFMWRVGMSYHSISRSGSEAEFGYNSKSWCLSGASFSVSAYHDSKRITINTSSYGIKKLGIFLDYEAGCLSFYDLTDTIKLLHTFNATFTEPLHAAICVHCSDEIRILG; via the coding sequence ATGGCTACGGCTGAGCTGAGATACGCGCTAATGTGTGGCATGtgctacagtatatacacaaatccTGTAACTCTTGCTTGTGGACATAACTTCTGCATGGATTGCCTTAAAAGAATGTGGTATTATAGGGATCGTGGCATTTATTACTGCCCTGAATGTAGATGCAGATTTGCTAAAAGACCTAAACTTAAAATAAACGAGGAGTTGTCTAACATAGTGGATCTTATTTTTCCTACAATGAGTAAGTACAGTAGTGTAATACCCTGCACTTACTGTGTCTACAACCGTGTCCCTGCAACTAAATCATGTCTGCTATGTGAGGCCTCACTGTGTGATGTGCATCTGAAGGCGCATAGCAAGTCTGAAGAGCACCTACTAACTGAACCCACAAATTCCTGGGGTAGCAGAAAATGTTCCATCCACAAGGAGCTGCTAAAGTATTTCTGTGCTGAGGATGTTTCTTGCATCTGTGAGTCCTGCCTGGATGAGAGCCATAAAGAACACCAGGTGGAGCCATTGCCTGatgcttttaagaagaaaaaactgAGACATGTTATAGAGAAGCTGAAGACCAAGAAAGAGGAGACTGTGGAAATAATCCTGAGTCTGCAGGAGCACGAGAGAGGGGTGCAGGAGAAATCTGATGATCTGACTGTGCGAGTGTCTGGAATGTTTGTAGACCTCAGGGAACATCTGGAAGTGTTGGAGAAACAAGTCCtgagtgatattacccagaaggaGAAGCAGATTGTAGGACACATCTCTGATTTGATCCAAAAACTGGAAAATGATGAGGAAGAACTGTCCGAAAGGATATCTCACTTAGAAGAGGTGGGCAATCTGTCTGATTTGTTATCCATACAAGAACAGCAGTCACCTAACAGTGATCCTTGTGATGCTGAGAGGGAAGTCAAAGAGGAAAATCTGGTGACTGATGATAAAAAGATACAAAAGAGAAAGCACAATGTTGTTCCTGATCAAGAGGATTTGGATGAGTTTCTGATCTCCCTGGTGCTAGACAAAGGCTTATTTAATATTCTGACTGATGTAAAGACCAAGAGAGGTCTCTGCATGCAGAAGGCTTCTGACATATTATTGGATGTTAACACTGCTGGTAATTCTGTAAAATTATCAGAAGACTTGAGAACTGCTTTTTATTGTTTTCTAGCAGACCGACCAAAAACACCAGAGAGATTTGATCGTAATCAGGTATTAAGCATCAGGAATTTTTCCTCTGGGCAGCATTACTGGGAAGTGGAGATCTGTAAGTCCTTTATGTGGAGAGTTGGAATGTCTTATCACAGTATAAGTCGTAGCGGAAGTGAAGCTGAGTTTGGGTATAATAGCAAATCCTGGTGTCTGTCTGGTGCCTCTTTTTCAGTTTCTGCATACCATGACTCTAAAAGAATAACCATTAATACTTCTTCCTACGGAATTAAGAAATTAGGAATATTCCTGGACTATGAGGCTGGCTGTCTGTCCTTTTATGATCTGACTGACACTATCAAGCTCTTGCACACCTTCAATGCCACATTTACTGAACCTCTGCATGCTGCTATTTGTGTTCATTGTAGTGATGAAATTAGAATCCTGGGCTAG